Proteins from one Spirochaetota bacterium genomic window:
- a CDS encoding STAS domain-containing protein: protein MIEVIDKGGKLFLIKIVVRQVYTQDIPNLKELLLEAISDYGIKKLVIDLSDVYMITSSGLGVFYYVNKSLESQLRLASVNPEVKKVLEMTKIISIVTICSTVDEAIASFN from the coding sequence ATGATTGAAGTCATCGATAAGGGTGGCAAGCTGTTCCTGATCAAAATCGTGGTACGGCAAGTCTACACGCAGGATATTCCCAATCTTAAAGAATTGCTTCTGGAAGCAATAAGTGATTATGGAATAAAGAAGCTTGTTATCGATCTCAGCGATGTATACATGATAACAAGTTCGGGATTAGGCGTTTTTTATTATGTCAACAAGAGCCTGGAGTCACAGCTTCGTCTTGCCTCGGTCAATCCGGAAGTGAAGAAAGTTCTGGAAATGACCAAGATTATTTCTATTGTCACGATCTGTTCCACCGTTGATGAAGCCATTGCGTCCTTCAATTAA